Within Citrus sinensis cultivar Valencia sweet orange chromosome 1, DVS_A1.0, whole genome shotgun sequence, the genomic segment GGGTCATGTCCAAACAGTTTCAGGTCCTTTTAAACGGGTTCAGAGTAAGGGTAGTAGTAATGGGTATCATTCGGGGTCGATAGAGAGGGGCAGGATGAAGAAAAGGGAGGCAAGTTTGAAGCCTAGGCTTGATTCGAGGAGAGGGGAGGCAGCAATGTTTAGGGtggaagattttaattttccatgTGGAACTAGTCCCGGAAGGCTTTTCATGGAGTGTCTTAGCTTGAGTAGTTCAGTTTCGAAGTttgattctgatgatgagaTTGATAGGGAGGAAGGGAGTAGCCAAATTTCAGGTTGTTGCAGTGTCGGGAATGGTGGTTATAAGAGAGACCACCCAAGCTATTCTGGTTATTTTAGCCGAACCCAATCCTTGGGTGGTGAGATGAATAGTGCACAATTTGGTCCCAAAAGTAGGTTGACGGGATATGCTTCTCCTTCCACTGTGGGAGGCTCTGCCCTAGCCTTGCATTATGCTAATGTCATAATTGTCATAGAGAAGCTGCTACGTTACCCTCATTTGGTTGGTGAGGAAGCTAGGGAGGATTTGTATCAGATGCTGCCAGCGAGCTTGAGACTGTCTCTGAAGACCAATCTCAAATCATATGTCAAGAATCTGGCGATATATGATGCTCCACTTGCCCATGATTGGAAAGAGACCCTTGATGGGATACTGAAATGGCTTGCCCCAATGGCACATAATATGATCAGGTGGCAGAGCGAGCGTAATTTTGAGCAACAGCAAATAGTTACAAGGACAAATGTTCTTCTGCTGCAAACATTATATTTTGCTGATAGGGAAAAAACTGAAGCAGCCATCTGTGAGCTACTTGTTGGATTGAATTATATATGTCGCTACGAACATCAGCAAAATGCATTGTTGGATTGTGCAAGCAGTTTTGATATTGAGGACTGCATGGAGTGGCAGTTACAATATGGAGCTTCATATATCAATTGATTTCATTGTTGGATTTTTATACTCGAAAGGATTGTAGAGCATCTTGCTTTACTCCTGATAGTTGTAGGAAGGCACAGATGATCACTCAACAAAATGTGAATATCTTGGAGATTGGAATCAAGTAATGTAATTTAGGCCCAAGGTATGAGTTGTTTGACTtgtaaattacataatttcagttatgaatgaaaaaaaa encodes:
- the LOC102627796 gene encoding protein PSK SIMULATOR 3, with the translated sequence MVAEPWILKMGNQVSNNLKHALLLEPSSKRNKNPEPKRCIGILSFEVANTMSKTIHLHKSLTDSEISKLKDEILNSEGIKLLVSDDQSYLLQLVLAEKLDDLNRVGNVVSRLGKKCSEPALRGFEHVYNDVVSGVIDVKELGFLVKDMDSMVRKMERFVNATSNLYTEMEVLNELEQTSKKFQQNQHEESRRAFEQKLIWQKQDVRHLKEISLWNQTYDKVVELLARTVCTIYAKICVAFGDSALRRDNPEAHSSVLLKDDCRQVSGHVQTVSGPFKRVQSKGSSNGYHSGSIERGRMKKREASLKPRLDSRRGEAAMFRVEDFNFPCGTSPGRLFMECLSLSSSVSKFDSDDEIDREEGSSQISGCCSVGNGGYKRDHPSYSGYFSRTQSLGGEMNSAQFGPKSRLTGYASPSTVGGSALALHYANVIIVIEKLLRYPHLVGEEAREDLYQMLPASLRLSLKTNLKSYVKNLAIYDAPLAHDWKETLDGILKWLAPMAHNMIRWQSERNFEQQQIVTRTNVLLLQTLYFADREKTEAAICELLVGLNYICRYEHQQNALLDCASSFDIEDCMEWQLQYGASYIN